One Ahaetulla prasina isolate Xishuangbanna chromosome 1, ASM2864084v1, whole genome shotgun sequence DNA window includes the following coding sequences:
- the RASSF10 gene encoding ras association domain-containing protein 10, with protein MEPAEKKISVWICQEEKLISGLTKRTTCSDVVRVLLEESKQRRRRRQQQQQASLQECGGGMLSGLPQSYCIVEKWRGFERILPNKTKILRLWAAWGDEQENVRFVLVRSEASLPNTGPRSAEARVVPSRDSPGCRGLGVTARASLALSQERQRRVVRKAFRKLAKINKRKGQPQLEEPPAKEAPAGERMETLVHLVLSQDHTIRQQIKRLRDLDREIDRYEARIHFDRMKRHGVNYVQDTYLVGEEPEPPAGEQELKSPAGAAPTTAAGELEEPSSGSEDLEEYAWKCEQVARVQEQWRRQEELIEHLAGEIQEELNERWMRRRREELAAAKGSSASLSETDCNTTELSGGGGGGGGELHVEQERVKTQLSTSLYIGLRLNTDLDAVKSDLEFTQRAWADKERELQRLLDSLESLHVEGEEEEEEGEETAVADEDERRDLPFNPGDELPASIPITSGDWGEEAARSLSKDREDREDEDSDTGLSSMHSQDSDSVPVCESLV; from the coding sequence ATGGAGCCGGCAGAAAAGAAGATCTCGGTGTGGATTTGCCAAGAGGAGAAGTTAATCTCGGGCCTCACCAAACGCACCACTTGCTCGGATGTGGTGCGGGTCCTTTTGGAGGAGAGCAAGCAGCGGCGCAGACGtcggcaacagcagcagcaggcaTCGCTGCAGGAGTGCGGCGGGGGGATGTTGTCGGGGCTCCCGCAGTCTTACTGCATCGTGGAGAAGTGGCGGGGCTTTGAGAGGATCCTGCCCAACAAGACCAAGATCCTGAGGCTCTGGGCGGCCTGGGGCGACGAGCAGGAGAACGTGCGCTTCGTGCTGGTGCGCAGCGAGGCGTCCTTGCCCAACACCGGACCCAGGAGCGCCGAGGCCAGGGTGGTGCCCAGCAGGGACAGCCCGGGATGCCGTGGCTTGGGGGTTACAGCCCGGGCTAGCCTGGCTTTGAGCCAGGAACGGCAGAGGCGCGTGGTGAGGAAAGCCTTCCGCAAGCTGGCCAAGATCAACAAGAGGAAGGGGCAGCCGCAGCTCGAAGAGCCGCCGGCCAAGGAAGCCCCGGCGGGCGAAAGGATGGAGACTCTGGTGCATCTGGTCCTTTCGCAGGACCACACCATCCGGCAGCAGATCAAGCGGCTCCGCGACTTAGACCGGGAGATCGACCGCTACGAGGCGAGGATTCATTTCGACCGCATGAAACGCCACGGGGTGAACTACGTGCAGGACACTTACTTGGTCGGAGAAGAGCCGGAGCCCCCCGCGGGAGAGCAGGAGCTGAAGTCTCCCGCAGGGGCGGCCCCAACAACGGCGGCGGGGGAATTAGAGGAGCCGTCGTCCGGCAGCGAGGACTTGGAGGAGTACGCGTGGAAGTGCGAGCAGGTGGCTCGGGTGCAGGAGCAGTGGCGCCGCCAGGAGGAGCTGATCGAGCATTTGGCCGGCGAGATCCAGGAGGAGCTCAACGAGCGCTGGATGAGGCGGCGCCGGGAAGAACTGGCGGCCGCCAAGGGCTCCAGCGCCAGCCTCTCCGAGACGGACTGCAACACTACCGAgctgagcggcggcggcggcggcggcggcggcgagctCCACGTGGAGCAGGAGCGCGTCAAGACGCAGCTGAGCACCAGCCTCTACATCGGGCTGCGCCTCAACACGGATTTGGACGCCGTGAAGTCGGACCTGGAATTTACGCAGCGCGCCTGGGCCGATAAAGAGCGGGAGCTCCAGCGCCTGCTCGATTCCCTGGAGTCCTTACAcgtggagggggaggaggaggaggaggagggagaggaaacgGCGGTGGCGGACGAGGACGAGCGACGGGACCTCCCTTTCAACCCGGGCGACGAGCTGCCCGCCTCGATCCCGATCACCTCGGGAGATTGGGGTGAGGAAGCCGCCCGGAGTTTGAGCAAAGACCGCGAGGACCGTGAAGACGAGGATTCCGACACGGGCTTGAGCTCTATGCACAGTCAGGACTCGGACTCGGTGCCCGTGTGCGAATCCCTCGTGTAG